One Alkalicoccus halolimnae DNA segment encodes these proteins:
- a CDS encoding aminopeptidase, giving the protein MTSFEQKLDKYAELAVKVGVNVQKDQTLVLNAPITSADFVRKVAAKAYDAGAKNVHVEWNDDELTRLRYDKAPLDSFKEFPQWKARGFEELAENGAAFMTIKSTDPDLLQGVDGTKIAEANKASGQAMNTFRKYIQSDKVSWLVISAPSPAWAAKVFPDTPEEQQEEKLWEAMFEATRINTEDPVQAWKNHDQKLQTKAKELTEKNFQKLHYTAPGTDLTIELPDNHVWIGGGGPNTDGVHFVANMPTEEVFTAPQADGVNGTVRNTKPLNYGGNVIDDFSLTFKDGKVVDFSAEQGEETLKNLLDTDDGARRLGEVALVPHSSPISQSGILFYNTLYDENASNHIALGSAYSTCVEDGADMSEEELKQAGLNTSITHVDFMIGSDKMNIDGVKNDGSTEPVFRNGEWAE; this is encoded by the coding sequence ATGACATCGTTTGAACAAAAGCTCGATAAATATGCCGAACTGGCTGTTAAAGTAGGCGTCAACGTCCAGAAGGATCAGACGCTCGTATTAAACGCTCCGATAACTTCTGCTGACTTTGTGCGTAAAGTAGCCGCTAAAGCCTATGATGCAGGCGCAAAAAATGTCCACGTTGAATGGAATGACGACGAACTGACACGCCTTCGCTATGACAAAGCCCCGCTTGACTCTTTCAAGGAGTTCCCGCAGTGGAAAGCACGCGGGTTTGAAGAGCTTGCCGAAAACGGCGCTGCCTTTATGACCATTAAATCAACGGATCCTGATCTTCTTCAGGGAGTGGATGGTACGAAGATTGCCGAAGCTAATAAAGCTTCCGGACAGGCGATGAATACTTTCCGAAAATACATTCAGTCTGATAAAGTAAGCTGGCTCGTAATCTCAGCACCTTCTCCTGCCTGGGCAGCAAAAGTCTTTCCGGATACGCCGGAAGAGCAGCAGGAAGAAAAACTGTGGGAAGCAATGTTTGAAGCAACCCGTATTAATACGGAAGACCCGGTGCAGGCATGGAAAAATCATGATCAAAAACTGCAGACGAAAGCAAAAGAATTAACAGAGAAAAACTTTCAGAAGCTTCATTACACAGCGCCGGGTACGGATTTAACGATTGAACTTCCGGACAATCACGTCTGGATCGGCGGCGGCGGCCCGAATACAGACGGGGTTCACTTTGTAGCCAACATGCCGACAGAAGAAGTATTTACCGCGCCACAGGCAGACGGAGTAAATGGAACTGTCCGCAATACGAAGCCTCTTAACTATGGAGGCAATGTAATCGATGATTTCAGTCTTACATTTAAAGATGGAAAAGTGGTTGATTTCTCCGCTGAACAGGGCGAAGAAACATTGAAGAATCTGCTTGATACCGACGACGGAGCGCGGCGCCTTGGAGAAGTAGCCCTCGTCCCTCACAGTTCACCGATTTCCCAAAGCGGCATTCTTTTCTACAATACGCTTTACGACGAAAATGCTTCCAATCATATCGCTTTAGGAAGCGCTTATTCCACGTGTGTAGAAGACGGGGCGGATATGAGCGAAGAAGAACTGAAGCAGGCCGGTCTTAATACGAGCATTACCCACGTTGACTTCATGATTGGATCAGACAAAATGAATATCGACGGCGTGAAAAATGACGGCAGCACAGAACCGGTTTTCCGCAACGGAGAATGGGCAGAATAA
- a CDS encoding alanine/glycine:cation symporter family protein translates to MNFLGAVSDVVWGIPTLVLIVGTGLFLTIRLGFLQFRTLFYGLKLAFTPSKQDKKSAGDISHFEALTTALAATIGTGNIAGVATAVVLGGPGAVFWMWISALFGMATKYAEAILAVKYRGTDHKGRMSGGPMYYIEKGLGLKWLAVLFAVFGAVAAFGIGNMVQSNSVSGALNETFNVDPFITGIILTVLAGLVILGGIRAIGRVTAFVVPFMALFYVTAGLIIMIMNWELVPGAVGYIFTDAFTGQAVAGGAVGAVIRWGVARGVFSNEAGLGSAPIAAAAARTDYPGRQALVSMTQVFIDTIVVCSITGIVIVMGDMYIDGPDGAALTSATFESFLGATGSIIVAIGLVFFAFSTILGWSYYGEKCFGYLFSDKAALYYRGAFVVAIFFGAVAELDLVWAMADVMNGLMAIPNLIGLLGLSGVVVLETNKFLKVAREEKQRDLAARK, encoded by the coding sequence ATGAACTTTCTGGGTGCCGTCAGTGATGTGGTCTGGGGCATTCCAACACTCGTACTTATTGTCGGAACCGGCTTATTCTTAACTATCCGCCTCGGATTTCTCCAGTTCCGCACGCTTTTTTACGGCTTAAAACTGGCTTTCACCCCGAGTAAACAGGATAAAAAGTCCGCGGGGGATATCAGCCATTTTGAAGCGCTCACGACTGCACTCGCTGCCACCATCGGAACCGGTAACATTGCCGGGGTTGCTACGGCCGTCGTTCTCGGCGGACCCGGCGCCGTTTTCTGGATGTGGATCAGTGCTCTTTTTGGTATGGCTACAAAGTATGCGGAAGCGATTCTTGCTGTTAAATACCGCGGAACGGATCATAAAGGCCGGATGTCCGGCGGTCCTATGTATTATATTGAAAAAGGGCTCGGCTTGAAATGGCTCGCTGTTCTGTTTGCCGTTTTCGGCGCCGTAGCTGCCTTCGGTATCGGGAATATGGTGCAGTCCAACTCTGTTTCCGGTGCGCTGAACGAAACGTTCAATGTGGATCCATTTATTACTGGTATTATACTTACTGTTCTTGCCGGTCTTGTTATTCTCGGGGGCATTCGTGCCATCGGACGGGTTACCGCTTTCGTGGTCCCTTTTATGGCCCTGTTCTACGTTACGGCCGGATTAATTATTATGATTATGAACTGGGAACTTGTACCGGGAGCTGTCGGCTACATTTTCACTGATGCCTTTACCGGCCAGGCCGTAGCCGGCGGTGCTGTCGGCGCTGTCATCCGCTGGGGTGTCGCACGAGGGGTTTTCTCCAACGAAGCTGGTCTCGGTTCTGCTCCAATCGCAGCTGCTGCAGCCCGTACCGACTATCCAGGACGACAGGCGCTTGTATCCATGACACAGGTATTTATCGATACGATTGTTGTCTGTTCGATTACTGGTATTGTTATCGTTATGGGGGATATGTATATCGATGGTCCGGATGGAGCCGCTCTCACTTCCGCTACCTTTGAATCCTTCCTCGGAGCTACAGGCAGTATCATCGTTGCTATCGGACTCGTCTTTTTCGCCTTCTCGACCATCCTAGGCTGGTCCTACTACGGCGAAAAGTGTTTTGGGTATCTGTTCAGTGATAAAGCCGCACTTTACTACAGGGGAGCGTTCGTAGTCGCCATTTTCTTTGGTGCTGTCGCAGAACTTGATCTCGTCTGGGCTATGGCCGATGTCATGAACGGCCTAATGGCGATACCGAACTTAATCGGCCTTCTCGGCCTGAGTGGTGTTGTCGTATTAGAAACAAACAAATTCCTGAAAGTAGCCCGTGAAGAAAAGCAGCGCGATCTTGCTGCAAGAAAGTAA
- a CDS encoding YjiH family protein, producing the protein MEPRSPLKFIIFSLLGIALFMTPIPTAEGFTIPIAVLSGYVQDILAGALPLILMVIIFISFAGTLIHKFIRPHIMDKSAFLQRLFDVSLFWLFVRAAAAVFAVITYFQIGPEFLWSEGTGGLLLEGLLPTLFTIFLFAGLFLPLLLNFGLLEFFGGLLTKVMRPLFTLPGRSSIDSLTSWLGDGTIGVILTNKQYEEGYYSQREAAVIGTTFSVVSITFSLVVIEEVGLTHMFLPFYGTVILAGFITALIMPRIPPLSWKSNKYANNMENQLDETIPETYKEKSFSSIRFGFDLASRRASRNSSPGAFFAQGSKTVLDMWLAVAPVVMAFGTVATIIAEFTPIFAWLGAPFIPLLQLMNVPEAAAAAETLVVGFADMFLPAIFASDIESEMTRFIIACVSVTQLIFLSEVGGVLLGSKIPVTLRDLFIIFIERTLISLPIIVLIAHLLF; encoded by the coding sequence ATGGAACCTCGTTCTCCATTAAAATTCATTATTTTTTCGCTGCTCGGTATTGCTCTGTTTATGACGCCTATTCCAACAGCTGAAGGGTTTACTATACCAATAGCGGTTCTATCCGGCTACGTCCAGGACATTCTTGCCGGCGCACTTCCGCTGATTCTCATGGTAATTATATTTATCAGTTTCGCCGGGACGCTTATACACAAATTCATACGGCCGCACATCATGGATAAAAGTGCTTTTTTACAGCGGTTGTTTGATGTTTCCCTTTTCTGGCTTTTTGTCCGGGCTGCTGCAGCCGTTTTTGCAGTTATTACTTATTTTCAGATTGGCCCCGAGTTTCTCTGGTCTGAAGGTACAGGTGGACTCCTTCTTGAAGGACTGCTCCCGACGCTGTTTACGATCTTTTTATTTGCAGGGCTGTTTCTGCCGCTCCTGCTGAATTTCGGTCTGCTTGAATTTTTCGGCGGGCTGCTTACAAAAGTTATGCGCCCCTTGTTTACACTCCCGGGCCGTTCATCGATCGATTCCCTTACTTCCTGGCTCGGAGATGGTACGATCGGCGTTATTTTAACGAATAAGCAGTACGAAGAAGGCTATTATTCCCAGCGCGAAGCTGCCGTTATCGGAACAACCTTCTCTGTCGTTTCGATCACTTTTTCACTCGTAGTCATTGAAGAAGTCGGGCTTACTCATATGTTTCTTCCTTTTTACGGGACGGTCATTCTTGCCGGCTTTATAACTGCTTTAATCATGCCGAGAATTCCGCCGCTTTCGTGGAAATCAAATAAATATGCAAATAACATGGAAAATCAGCTTGATGAAACTATCCCGGAAACCTATAAAGAAAAGAGTTTCAGTTCCATCCGTTTCGGTTTCGATCTCGCCTCCCGACGTGCTTCCAGAAACAGCAGTCCCGGTGCTTTTTTTGCCCAGGGAAGTAAAACAGTGCTCGACATGTGGCTCGCTGTGGCACCTGTCGTGATGGCTTTCGGAACAGTGGCGACAATTATCGCCGAATTTACTCCAATTTTCGCATGGCTTGGAGCCCCGTTTATTCCACTGCTGCAGCTGATGAATGTCCCGGAAGCGGCTGCCGCTGCGGAGACACTGGTCGTCGGCTTTGCAGATATGTTTCTGCCTGCGATTTTTGCTTCTGACATCGAAAGTGAGATGACACGCTTTATTATTGCCTGTGTATCGGTCACGCAGCTCATTTTCCTCTCTGAAGTCGGGGGCGTGCTGCTCGGATCGAAAATTCCGGTGACGCTCCGGGATTTGTTCATCATCTTTATCGAGCGAACGCTGATTTCCCTGCCTATTATTGTTCTGATCGCTCACCTGTTATTTTAG
- a CDS encoding glucose 1-dehydrogenase, translating into MKLEEKTAVVTGAGSGMGRAIAILFAEEGANVVAADMNEAAVMETVEKIKKAGGRAVGLQVNVTKQEDIDKMMRAAVGEYGSLDVLVNNAGIMDNYIPVGEVTNEQWDKVMNVNVTGPMMASRAAIDQMMKQGRGVIVNNASVGGLFGGRGGSAYVASKHALIGMTKNIAAVYGKDYHIRANAIAPGGVRTNIGSTIDNPSALGYKATERAGEVPIGEPEEIAKAALFLASEDASFINGTVLTADGGWTAV; encoded by the coding sequence ATGAAGCTGGAGGAAAAAACAGCAGTAGTAACGGGTGCAGGTTCTGGAATGGGAAGAGCGATTGCCATTCTTTTTGCTGAAGAGGGGGCGAACGTTGTAGCAGCAGACATGAATGAAGCGGCAGTTATGGAGACAGTAGAAAAAATCAAGAAAGCAGGCGGCAGGGCCGTAGGTTTACAGGTGAACGTCACGAAACAGGAAGATATTGATAAAATGATGCGTGCAGCGGTAGGAGAGTACGGCTCACTGGACGTCCTCGTTAATAACGCCGGGATCATGGATAATTATATTCCGGTTGGAGAAGTGACGAACGAGCAGTGGGATAAAGTCATGAACGTTAATGTGACGGGACCGATGATGGCTTCGCGGGCAGCGATTGACCAGATGATGAAACAAGGAAGAGGGGTGATCGTCAATAACGCTTCTGTAGGCGGGCTGTTCGGGGGCAGAGGAGGTTCAGCCTATGTTGCTTCCAAGCACGCCCTGATCGGTATGACGAAAAACATTGCCGCTGTCTACGGAAAAGACTATCACATCCGGGCGAACGCTATCGCACCAGGAGGAGTCAGGACTAATATAGGCAGTACCATTGATAACCCGAGTGCTTTAGGTTACAAGGCGACTGAACGAGCCGGGGAAGTCCCCATCGGCGAGCCGGAGGAAATTGCAAAAGCAGCGCTGTTTTTAGCTTCTGAGGATGCAAGCTTTATTAACGGAACTGTTTTGACAGCTGATGGCGGATGGACTGCCGTCTAA